One window from the genome of Deinococcus psychrotolerans encodes:
- a CDS encoding tetratricopeptide repeat protein, which translates to MRLRTLGGLSLEGSGLGRPKPLLLLTYLTLEGPQARRLLGELFWPDASNPTNSVAVAVRQIRQAVPGVLQDDGVRVWADLPCDALDFERAVRAKQPEAAFELYQGAFLDASELLEWGTELEEWAYAKREALAEALRETALAFAEQQAALGQFERSAVWVERAIRVLGAPEPDPEFWVRAVPLLLAGESPLLEESRRRAAEWDLKLEGNVETARARLRQSFVGREVELARLRHLPAGRWAWIKGGSGLGKSSLLRQLPGQLLPGRSGLPYATLEPLLEHVIQRGDQALLLRHLATQEGIWLLDHWENMDEESRMLLAKLHDLGTRATVVITSCGEPSFSVDERLDLYPLSAQELTAFPGALEATAGLPSLLNAWLRSEPVDTALDTRIQGLSLQTQRLYAALTLLESPDLPLVRQALDLTAPELALALEELLKGGFVEPSGEVRGQAAARRILAARPTIEAELALRIARQLNVAVALPFFQKARALWEESDLRQVEKSYQAWAEQALQRGFPLKAVEALREAPSSERLSLLHARALERAGQFKEALLTLTDLPVTPEASALKGALYWRLGQPDLARQHAKVALDGEDEARAEALNTLANLDFQQGEYGSAEKHYRRAATLWQTLGDNARWAGVLNNRAAALSAAGEDAEAAFSQALQAAGDNLAVRALTTMNLGQVRERRGDLAGAVQAYQDAASLAEEAGSLNTSAKVWNNLGALYHRNEQLPEASHAYAQALTLAKKGGEKLLLGTILANLAELTGDHEAFEEALRLIEKSGNPTVVARYQAEYQAFIARSPRGAQA; encoded by the coding sequence ATGCGCCTACGTACGTTGGGGGGCCTCTCTCTGGAAGGCAGTGGTTTAGGGCGTCCCAAACCGCTGCTGCTGCTGACCTACCTCACCCTGGAGGGCCCGCAGGCCCGACGTCTGCTGGGGGAGTTGTTCTGGCCAGATGCAAGCAATCCGACGAATTCGGTGGCTGTTGCAGTGCGGCAAATTCGCCAGGCCGTTCCTGGTGTGCTGCAAGACGACGGCGTGCGTGTCTGGGCTGACTTGCCATGTGACGCTCTGGACTTTGAACGTGCTGTTCGTGCCAAACAACCAGAAGCGGCCTTTGAGCTTTATCAGGGCGCTTTTCTGGATGCATCCGAACTGCTGGAATGGGGTACCGAGCTCGAAGAATGGGCCTACGCCAAGCGTGAAGCCCTGGCAGAAGCCCTGCGAGAGACCGCGTTAGCCTTTGCAGAGCAACAGGCTGCATTGGGGCAGTTCGAGCGTTCGGCCGTATGGGTAGAACGGGCCATCCGCGTCCTGGGCGCGCCAGAACCCGATCCGGAATTCTGGGTGCGTGCGGTTCCCTTGCTGCTGGCTGGTGAGAGCCCGCTGCTGGAAGAGTCACGGCGGCGGGCTGCCGAGTGGGACTTGAAGTTGGAAGGAAACGTTGAAACGGCGCGCGCACGCTTACGTCAAAGTTTTGTGGGGCGGGAGGTGGAATTGGCCCGTTTGCGTCACTTACCTGCGGGCCGCTGGGCCTGGATCAAAGGCGGTTCAGGACTGGGCAAAAGCAGTTTGCTCCGCCAACTGCCAGGGCAGCTTTTGCCTGGGCGTTCAGGTTTGCCTTACGCCACACTGGAACCCCTACTCGAACATGTGATTCAGCGTGGTGATCAAGCCCTGCTCCTGCGGCACCTCGCCACTCAGGAGGGCATCTGGCTCCTTGACCATTGGGAAAATATGGACGAGGAGAGCCGCATGCTGCTGGCCAAGCTTCATGACCTGGGCACAAGGGCGACTGTGGTCATAACGTCCTGCGGAGAGCCGTCTTTTTCTGTAGATGAACGTCTCGACCTTTATCCGCTGAGCGCGCAGGAGCTCACTGCGTTTCCGGGAGCATTGGAAGCCACTGCAGGTCTGCCCAGCTTACTGAATGCGTGGTTGCGATCAGAACCAGTCGACACGGCCCTGGATACCCGCATCCAGGGTCTGTCACTACAAACTCAGCGCCTGTATGCTGCCCTCACACTTCTGGAATCACCTGACCTTCCTCTCGTCCGCCAGGCACTCGACCTGACGGCACCTGAACTTGCGCTGGCTCTGGAGGAACTTCTGAAAGGTGGCTTCGTCGAACCTTCCGGAGAAGTCCGGGGGCAGGCAGCCGCCCGGCGTATTCTGGCAGCGCGGCCCACGATAGAAGCTGAACTGGCCCTCCGAATCGCTAGGCAGTTGAACGTTGCCGTTGCACTGCCGTTTTTCCAGAAGGCCCGTGCGTTGTGGGAAGAAAGTGATCTCCGCCAAGTGGAAAAGTCATATCAGGCCTGGGCAGAACAGGCTCTGCAACGAGGTTTTCCCTTGAAAGCCGTTGAGGCGCTGAGAGAAGCGCCCTCCTCCGAGCGACTTTCCTTACTGCATGCCCGCGCTTTGGAGCGCGCAGGGCAGTTCAAGGAAGCGCTTCTCACCCTGACCGATCTTCCAGTGACTCCAGAAGCGTCTGCCCTGAAAGGTGCGCTGTACTGGCGACTTGGACAGCCGGACCTGGCGAGGCAGCATGCCAAAGTGGCCCTGGACGGTGAGGACGAAGCCAGGGCCGAAGCCTTGAATACCTTGGCCAATCTCGACTTCCAGCAAGGCGAATACGGTAGTGCGGAGAAACACTACCGGCGGGCCGCGACACTCTGGCAAACCCTTGGTGACAACGCCCGCTGGGCCGGAGTGTTGAACAACCGGGCGGCCGCTCTAAGTGCTGCTGGTGAGGATGCCGAAGCAGCTTTCAGCCAAGCGCTTCAGGCGGCTGGCGACAACCTCGCGGTGCGGGCACTGACCACCATGAACCTCGGACAAGTGCGTGAACGACGGGGAGATTTGGCCGGAGCAGTCCAGGCCTATCAGGATGCCGCGTCATTGGCTGAGGAGGCCGGTTCACTCAACACTTCTGCAAAAGTCTGGAATAACCTCGGTGCGCTCTATCACCGAAATGAGCAGCTGCCGGAAGCCAGCCACGCCTATGCGCAGGCACTGACCCTTGCGAAGAAAGGAGGAGAAAAACTCCTGCTGGGCACAATCCTTGCCAATCTGGCGGAGCTGACAGGGGATCACGAAGCGTTCGAGGAGGCTCTGCGCCTGATTGAGAAAAGCGGAAACCCCACGGTTGTCGCGCGGTATCAAGCTGAGTACCAGGCGTTCATCGCTCGTTCACCTCGGGGCGCTCAAGCTTAA
- a CDS encoding S8 family serine peptidase, producing the protein MTQALPTERVTAKLTGVSAQQAHVFIGDTPADVVSASGETIVFSVPPGTKAGSQVVRVDVGGQSLKQSLEVLGKVSTTEVTVWVKEGVTKSDFSARLSQLNLGLSLIDFRPLGGPGPCTSTLARVGVPSGQNIGAVLSRLRQPAEEDVVLQVDPQSLWGLDVDHLTAIGIQGARQRGRSGKGVTIAILDTGVTQQRHLGQNLLAGYDFVEEDSDPSDAFDDPVTPDQDGHGTPVAVLAAGAEFGVAPDARILPIRIGDAHGQILASQAVRGVCFALKTVPPKQLVLNLSFGGDTPTQGLKNVLAYALRQQVLIAAAAGNQGSAGPTHYPAAFDLPGLVAVGALRVLPTGEWRPASFSTHGAYVDIAAPGQGIMSSSPTSTIHAYEGTSFATPLVAGALALWREAFPAATPSEIEQKIKNSAVPLLTAKAEEIGSGMLNLSQAP; encoded by the coding sequence TTGACCCAGGCGCTCCCAACTGAACGCGTCACGGCCAAGCTGACCGGCGTCAGCGCTCAACAAGCCCACGTTTTTATAGGTGATACGCCTGCTGATGTCGTCTCAGCAAGTGGAGAAACCATCGTCTTCAGCGTTCCGCCTGGCACCAAAGCTGGATCACAAGTCGTGCGGGTCGATGTGGGTGGCCAGAGCCTCAAGCAGTCACTCGAGGTACTCGGAAAAGTCTCGACCACCGAAGTGACCGTATGGGTCAAGGAAGGTGTGACGAAAAGCGACTTCAGTGCCAGGCTCAGCCAGCTCAATTTAGGACTCAGCCTCATCGATTTCAGGCCCCTGGGTGGTCCAGGACCATGCACCAGTACCCTGGCCCGGGTGGGAGTCCCCAGCGGTCAGAATATCGGAGCGGTGTTGAGCCGATTGCGTCAACCAGCCGAGGAGGACGTGGTGTTGCAGGTGGATCCGCAAAGCCTCTGGGGACTGGATGTGGATCACCTCACCGCCATTGGCATTCAGGGAGCACGTCAACGGGGCCGCAGCGGCAAAGGCGTAACCATCGCCATCCTGGATACTGGGGTTACTCAACAAAGGCATCTGGGACAGAACCTCCTTGCCGGATATGACTTTGTAGAAGAAGACAGCGATCCAAGTGACGCCTTCGATGACCCGGTCACTCCCGATCAGGATGGACATGGGACACCGGTCGCTGTTCTGGCCGCTGGTGCAGAGTTCGGCGTTGCCCCTGACGCACGAATTCTTCCTATTCGGATTGGAGATGCCCACGGACAAATTCTGGCGAGCCAAGCTGTCCGGGGAGTTTGCTTCGCATTGAAGACTGTGCCCCCCAAACAACTCGTCCTGAATCTCAGCTTCGGTGGAGATACACCCACTCAAGGATTGAAAAACGTCTTGGCCTATGCGCTCCGACAGCAAGTTCTGATTGCTGCTGCCGCTGGAAATCAAGGCAGTGCTGGCCCAACACATTATCCTGCTGCTTTCGACTTGCCTGGGCTGGTGGCCGTTGGAGCACTTCGGGTTCTGCCCACTGGAGAGTGGCGTCCCGCTTCATTCAGCACACACGGAGCCTACGTTGATATCGCTGCTCCTGGACAGGGCATCATGAGTAGTAGTCCCACCAGTACCATTCATGCTTACGAAGGGACTTCCTTCGCAACGCCACTGGTCGCTGGGGCGTTGGCTTTGTGGCGAGAAGCTTTCCCGGCTGCCACTCCAAGTGAAATAGAGCAGAAAATCAAAAACAGTGCGGTGCCTCTCCTTACGGCTAAGGCTGAGGAGATAGGCAGTGGCATGCTGAACCTCTCTCAAGCTCCCTAA
- a CDS encoding HNH endonuclease: MRLYVGVTDGDWFRFLADQPNLDEVNFWRPSGASFKMLQEGDLFLFKLHAPHNFIVGGGFFTRTLLLPVNLAWEAFGVANGAEDLPTVQRRVVKYRSKQGQAIQEANPSITCILLAEPFFFPREQWFPIPESFKLNIVSGKGYSTDETEGRALYDQVAERLRLQATDPAPATLAAIETPRYGQPQLIRPRLGQRSFRALVTEAYSRRCAITGEKTLPVLEAAHVQPYGRGGPHAIENGLLLRSDLHRLYDSGYITIEPEERRLIVSPRIRSEFENGRHYYALEGQQLAAPQLGFPLVSSERLRFHANEVYRG, encoded by the coding sequence ATGCGTCTTTATGTCGGGGTCACCGATGGCGACTGGTTCAGATTCCTCGCTGATCAGCCAAACTTGGACGAGGTCAACTTCTGGCGGCCGAGCGGGGCTTCCTTCAAGATGTTGCAGGAAGGCGACCTGTTCCTCTTCAAGCTCCATGCTCCCCATAACTTCATCGTCGGGGGCGGCTTCTTCACTCGCACGCTGCTCTTGCCTGTCAACTTGGCTTGGGAAGCGTTCGGCGTTGCCAACGGTGCTGAAGACCTGCCGACTGTCCAGCGGCGAGTCGTCAAGTACCGCTCGAAGCAGGGTCAGGCGATCCAAGAGGCCAACCCCAGCATTACCTGCATCCTGCTGGCCGAGCCGTTCTTCTTCCCACGTGAACAATGGTTCCCGATCCCCGAGAGCTTCAAGCTCAACATCGTCTCGGGTAAGGGCTACAGCACCGACGAGACCGAAGGTCGAGCGCTCTATGACCAGGTCGCCGAGCGCCTGCGCTTGCAAGCCACCGATCCAGCACCGGCCACCCTCGCCGCCATTGAGACACCCCGTTACGGCCAACCGCAGCTCATCCGACCCCGACTGGGTCAGCGCAGTTTTCGTGCTCTTGTCACCGAGGCTTACAGCCGCCGCTGCGCCATCACGGGCGAGAAGACGCTGCCGGTTCTTGAAGCGGCACATGTGCAGCCGTATGGCCGGGGCGGGCCACACGCCATCGAGAACGGCTTACTCCTCCGAAGTGACCTACACCGTCTCTACGACTCCGGCTATATCACCATCGAGCCTGAAGAGCGGCGGCTGATTGTCAGCCCACGGATCCGCAGCGAGTTCGAGAATGGTCGGCACTATTACGCCCTGGAGGGTCAGCAGCTGGCCGCGCCGCAGCTCGGCTTCCCGCTGGTCAGCAGCGAGCGGTTGAGATTCCATGCTAATGAGGTCTATCGAGGCTGA
- a CDS encoding type II toxin-antitoxin system VapC family toxin, with amino-acid sequence MSGPAARVLLDTNVISEPTRPRPSPAVLAYLASLPADASYLSLITLGEIETGIVLAKDPRRAIKLRRWLDDQIKPVYAGRILALDDTVIQRWGEFMALPAVRARQSVAVDALIAATASVHQLSVATRNLADFTVFPIDSYDPWTYVTA; translated from the coding sequence GTGAGTGGACCAGCGGCGCGGGTACTTCTCGATACCAATGTAATCAGCGAGCCAACTCGCCCACGACCCAGCCCAGCTGTCCTGGCTTACCTGGCCTCACTCCCAGCAGACGCTTCGTACCTCAGCCTGATCACCCTGGGCGAGATCGAAACTGGGATAGTGCTGGCTAAGGATCCCCGACGCGCTATCAAACTCAGGCGCTGGCTGGACGACCAGATCAAGCCCGTTTACGCTGGCCGCATCTTGGCGTTGGACGACACGGTGATCCAGCGTTGGGGCGAGTTCATGGCTCTGCCTGCTGTGCGTGCGCGTCAGAGTGTGGCCGTGGACGCGCTGATCGCGGCGACCGCCTCAGTGCACCAGTTGAGTGTGGCAACCCGCAACCTCGCGGATTTCACCGTGTTTCCCATTGATAGCTACGACCCGTGGACTTATGTCACCGCTTGA
- a CDS encoding type II toxin-antitoxin system prevent-host-death family antitoxin, translating to MTKIWSLEDARMHFEQLIEAAHDEPQLITQGGTPLVMVQRAPIAHPAPQNALEAITGSFDWSDLPDEELFERHPSPGRTPDL from the coding sequence ATGACCAAGATCTGGAGCCTGGAGGACGCGCGGATGCACTTTGAGCAGCTGATCGAGGCGGCCCATGACGAGCCGCAGCTCATCACTCAAGGCGGCACACCGCTGGTCATGGTTCAGCGGGCCCCCATTGCCCACCCCGCACCACAAAATGCCCTGGAGGCCATCACAGGCAGCTTCGACTGGAGCGACCTGCCGGACGAGGAGCTCTTCGAGCGCCACCCCAGTCCAGGACGTACGCCAGACCTGTGA
- a CDS encoding ParB/RepB/Spo0J family partition protein has product MPPLSTLDPALFDLDNHTRDDPQGYQDLLPSIREKGVLHPVLARPKEGGRFGVVAGRRRVQACLELGIDVPTLLRDWSDDQAIEVEITENLIRKNLSPVETARALITLLAIRLRDEEEFIRLQPRSNPTPEGKVASLMHRLRKAVSGQEQEDQARIDSPAANIIIGTFQEYGRGEWRHFADVGLAMLSYPDDVQAYINAGGGVRAARELAQIKDAELRQKAVDRAKELQDGKHKVGEMDAAKRAAREVLAGAKNQRQTTAYQQAAETASKSAAQHKTVDNRWHFPDETYEKDAQYGDLYHPLWGQGEAGPYSDADGEIVSGVVMVRGHVDGEFEVPLGIYGRLLASYTVPAERVVSIDSPISPLIEFGTGLGRLVCATNPEVTRPGIVAASPHVLPLQREEADLAVLHLPAWNEVDRAGALGWGPEAAAADSSQITDYDEFIQSVMLALDEAKRVEHSCSPRLTGY; this is encoded by the coding sequence CTGCCTCCTCTGTCCACCCTCGATCCAGCCCTCTTCGACCTCGACAACCACACCCGCGACGACCCCCAAGGCTACCAAGATTTGCTGCCCAGCATCCGTGAAAAAGGCGTGCTGCACCCTGTCCTCGCCCGTCCAAAAGAGGGTGGCCGCTTCGGGGTGGTGGCTGGGCGCAGGCGCGTTCAGGCGTGCTTAGAACTGGGCATTGACGTGCCTACCCTGCTGCGCGACTGGAGCGACGACCAAGCTATCGAAGTCGAGATCACCGAGAACTTGATCCGCAAAAACCTCTCGCCCGTCGAGACAGCCCGCGCCCTTATTACGTTGCTGGCCATCCGCCTGAGAGACGAAGAGGAATTTATTCGGCTGCAACCGCGCAGCAATCCCACGCCCGAAGGCAAGGTTGCCTCTCTGATGCACCGGCTGCGGAAGGCCGTCAGCGGTCAAGAGCAGGAAGATCAAGCCCGGATCGATAGCCCAGCGGCCAACATCATCATCGGCACTTTTCAGGAATACGGGCGTGGGGAGTGGCGGCATTTTGCCGACGTGGGGCTAGCCATGCTCAGCTATCCCGACGACGTGCAGGCGTACATCAATGCCGGGGGCGGCGTGCGGGCAGCGCGTGAGCTGGCCCAGATCAAGGACGCCGAGCTGCGCCAGAAGGCCGTTGACCGCGCCAAGGAACTGCAAGACGGCAAGCACAAAGTGGGCGAGATGGACGCGGCAAAACGCGCTGCCCGCGAAGTCTTGGCCGGAGCCAAAAACCAGCGGCAGACCACGGCTTATCAGCAAGCCGCTGAGACGGCCAGCAAGTCGGCTGCCCAGCATAAAACGGTGGACAACCGCTGGCATTTCCCCGACGAGACGTATGAGAAGGACGCCCAGTACGGCGACCTGTATCACCCGCTGTGGGGTCAGGGCGAGGCGGGGCCGTACTCGGACGCGGACGGCGAGATCGTTTCCGGCGTGGTGATGGTGCGCGGCCACGTAGACGGCGAGTTCGAGGTGCCGCTGGGCATCTACGGACGCCTGCTGGCCAGTTACACCGTGCCTGCCGAGCGTGTGGTCAGCATCGACAGCCCGATCAGCCCCCTCATTGAGTTCGGCACCGGGCTGGGACGGCTGGTCTGCGCCACCAACCCCGAAGTCACCCGCCCCGGTATCGTCGCGGCCTCCCCGCACGTCCTGCCCCTCCAGCGTGAAGAGGCTGACCTCGCGGTGTTGCACCTCCCGGCGTGGAATGAGGTAGACCGGGCCGGTGCGCTGGGTTGGGGGCCGGAAGCTGCCGCCGCTGACTCCAGCCAGATCACCGATTACGACGAGTTCATCCAGTCGGTGATGCTGGCGCTCGACGAGGCCAAGCGGGTCGAACACAGCTGTTCTCCAAGATTGACGGGCTATTAA
- a CDS encoding DDE-type integrase/transposase/recombinase — MTDPKPYRHRFPMTIIQHAVWRYYLSYRDVQELLHQRGTQVSHKTLREWCIKFAPLFVEDLRHRDKVCTSVDGVRHWLWRAVNENGFVFDILQRYRGSEAAKTFLARLLGEYDVPEVIHTDQLLSYGAAIREIPSLADVDHHHSRTSVPAKTRRSNQKQAFQTWSTEGRGDLNLRSPLPSVDRDTS, encoded by the coding sequence GTGACCGACCCGAAACCCTATCGCCACCGTTTCCCCATGACCATCATCCAGCACGCCGTTTGGCGTTATTACCTAAGTTATCGGGACGTTCAAGAATTGCTGCACCAGCGCGGCACCCAGGTCAGCCACAAAACCCTCCGCGAGTGGTGCATTAAATTCGCTCCCCTCTTCGTGGAAGACCTGCGCCACCGGGATAAGGTCTGTACGAGCGTTGATGGTGTTCGTCACTGGCTTTGGAGGGCTGTGAACGAGAATGGCTTTGTGTTCGACATTCTTCAGCGGTATAGGGGCTCCGAAGCAGCGAAGACCTTCCTGGCCCGATTGTTGGGCGAGTATGACGTCCCAGAGGTTATTCATACCGATCAGCTCCTCAGTTATGGAGCCGCGATCCGGGAGATCCCGAGCCTGGCGGACGTCGACCACCATCATTCCCGCACCAGCGTTCCCGCCAAAACCAGACGAAGCAACCAAAAACAAGCGTTCCAGACGTGGTCAACGGAGGGCAGGGGTGATCTGAACCTCAGATCACCCCTGCCCTCCGTTGACCGTGACACCAGTTAA
- a CDS encoding restriction endonuclease subunit S: MKSIVLPLSEVGVLVQGLTYKRYVDPDAPSVRLLQVTDLDNLQPQSNTGRSEHLDLRKNRDALVRPGQVLIAMRTNDIKTAVVPAKLDNAVATNGLTVLTVDPAIADPHFMAGLLRSQAMRTYLAPLFSGQTVQGISLSKFRNVKITLPPLKRQVAYAAAFAAQDTYRNAVESVIALQTEALEMRLSTLIPVGL, from the coding sequence ATGAAGTCGATAGTCCTTCCCTTGTCCGAAGTCGGCGTGCTGGTTCAGGGCTTGACTTACAAGCGCTACGTCGATCCCGACGCCCCCAGCGTCCGTCTCTTGCAGGTCACCGACCTCGACAACTTGCAACCACAGTCAAACACTGGACGGTCCGAACACCTCGACCTGCGCAAAAACCGCGACGCCCTGGTACGTCCTGGACAGGTGCTGATCGCCATGAGGACCAACGACATCAAGACAGCCGTCGTTCCTGCCAAGCTCGATAACGCGGTCGCCACCAACGGCCTGACCGTTCTGACCGTGGATCCAGCCATCGCCGATCCCCATTTCATGGCTGGCCTATTGCGCTCTCAGGCGATGCGCACTTACTTGGCCCCGCTGTTCAGTGGTCAAACCGTTCAAGGAATTTCGCTCTCGAAATTCCGGAACGTGAAGATCACACTGCCTCCGCTCAAGCGCCAGGTAGCTTACGCTGCCGCTTTCGCCGCCCAAGACACTTACCGGAACGCCGTCGAGAGCGTCATTGCCCTGCAGACAGAAGCGCTCGAGATGCGACTGTCCACCCTGATTCCAGTAGGCCTCTGA
- a CDS encoding IS6 family transposase, whose translation MTDAKPYSHRFPMTIIQHAVWLYHRFPLSYRDVQELLHQRGIVVVSHETLREWCIKFSPLMTEELRYREPRRGSRWLLDEVCTTVDGVRHWLWRAVDEHGFVLDILLQRHRDTEAAKLFLNRLLAEYFVPDTICTDQLRSYGAAIREIPSLAHVDHQQVIDTMRCNNMIKQSHRPTRRQERSQQRFRRRKRAQEFLSLHARVTNLHHHSRTSVSASTRRQNQKHAFQAWSTVAAGVG comes from the coding sequence GTGACCGATGCCAAGCCCTACAGCCACCGCTTTCCCATGACGATCATCCAGCATGCCGTCTGGCTGTACCACCGATTTCCCCTCAGTTACCGAGATGTTCAGGAATTGCTCCACCAACGCGGCATTGTTGTGGTCAGCCATGAGACGCTGCGCGAATGGTGTATCAAGTTCAGCCCACTCATGACCGAGGAACTGCGTTATCGGGAACCCCGGCGGGGTTCCCGATGGCTTCTGGACGAGGTCTGCACGACAGTGGATGGCGTCCGACACTGGTTATGGCGGGCAGTGGACGAGCACGGCTTCGTGCTCGACATCTTGCTCCAGAGACATCGTGATACTGAGGCTGCCAAATTGTTCCTCAACCGGCTCCTGGCCGAATATTTTGTCCCAGACACGATCTGTACCGATCAGCTGCGGAGTTACGGGGCCGCAATCCGAGAGATACCGAGTCTCGCCCATGTCGATCACCAGCAGGTGATCGACACAATGCGCTGCAACAACATGATCAAACAATCCCACCGTCCCACACGGCGACAAGAGCGAAGTCAGCAGAGGTTCAGACGACGGAAACGCGCTCAGGAATTCCTGAGTTTGCACGCCCGAGTGACCAACCTCCACCATCATTCTCGCACCAGCGTCTCCGCATCAACCAGAAGACAAAACCAAAAGCATGCGTTCCAAGCGTGGTCAACGGTCGCGGCGGGGGTGGGCTAA
- a CDS encoding DUF6440 family protein has protein sequence MSKEKRFEVVHEDKSLGELTRIMRDRETGVCYLYQWAGTGGGLTVLVDKDGKPIVMDGRS, from the coding sequence ATGTCAAAAGAAAAACGTTTTGAAGTTGTCCATGAAGATAAAAGTCTTGGTGAGCTTACACGCATCATGCGCGACCGGGAAACTGGCGTGTGCTACTTATACCAATGGGCAGGGACAGGTGGAGGTTTGACTGTTCTGGTGGACAAGGATGGGAAGCCGATTGTAATGGATGGGCGGAGCTGA
- a CDS encoding N-6 DNA methylase, which produces MKVDHITPHSLARLNAALLDIRPGMRLLDFAVGYAGTWVAVAKRLHDQGENPNSVYFVGQDVSPKVLLVATCHLMLHGITSFQLQTGDALTDPQTDASRFDRVVADPTFGLHITARNDNWRYDPRFLAARTPPRSAEWLFMMHGLSVLAPGGRAVFITIHGPLFRSGSEREIRKFYANWLTAVVALPRALYPGTSLAVALTVFDRPADHSSAENDVLMINASQLRAKDGRHNILSSEVIDRLAKLVVSGSDEELPAIHEFVDQARLADNDHSWQPSRYVYEPAPYVRSLEDIRSDLAAAQKTAQQAASAMKAALDALE; this is translated from the coding sequence ATGAAAGTCGACCACATCACGCCGCACAGCTTGGCCCGTCTGAACGCCGCGCTGCTAGACATCCGTCCAGGAATGCGCCTGCTCGACTTCGCGGTGGGTTATGCAGGGACATGGGTGGCCGTCGCCAAACGCCTCCATGATCAGGGCGAGAATCCGAACAGCGTGTATTTTGTCGGCCAGGACGTCAGCCCTAAAGTCTTGCTCGTCGCCACTTGCCACCTGATGCTTCACGGAATCACCTCGTTCCAGCTGCAAACCGGAGATGCACTGACCGATCCCCAAACGGACGCTAGCCGGTTCGACCGGGTGGTCGCCGATCCCACCTTCGGGCTCCACATTACGGCCAGAAACGACAACTGGCGGTACGATCCACGCTTTCTCGCCGCCCGAACGCCACCACGCTCAGCAGAATGGCTGTTCATGATGCACGGCCTCTCGGTGCTGGCCCCCGGAGGCCGCGCCGTATTCATCACCATCCATGGTCCGCTGTTCCGCAGTGGCAGCGAGCGGGAGATCCGCAAATTCTATGCAAACTGGCTGACCGCAGTTGTTGCTCTTCCCAGAGCGCTCTACCCCGGAACAAGCCTTGCTGTAGCACTGACGGTCTTCGACCGTCCCGCAGACCACTCATCGGCTGAAAACGACGTGCTGATGATCAATGCCTCCCAGTTGAGGGCCAAGGACGGTCGGCACAACATCCTGAGTTCCGAGGTGATCGATCGTCTGGCGAAGTTGGTCGTCAGCGGGAGCGACGAAGAGTTGCCAGCGATCCACGAGTTTGTCGACCAGGCCCGGCTCGCCGACAACGATCACTCATGGCAGCCCAGCCGCTATGTCTACGAGCCCGCCCCCTACGTCCGCAGCCTAGAAGACATCCGCTCCGATTTGGCTGCAGCTCAAAAGACCGCCCAGCAGGCCGCCTCGGCCATGAAGGCCGCGCTGGACGCTCTCGAATAG